Proteins encoded together in one Eubalaena glacialis isolate mEubGla1 chromosome 7, mEubGla1.1.hap2.+ XY, whole genome shotgun sequence window:
- the LOC133094811 gene encoding glycine cleavage system H protein, mitochondrial-like codes for MALRVARSVRAAICSLRAISASNAPCPPRPWGLRAGAVRALRTGPALLSGRKFTDKHEWVTTENGVGTVGISNFAQEALGDVVYCSLPEVGTKLNKQEEFGALESVKAASELYSPLSGEVTEINEALAENPGLVNKSCYEDGWLIKMTLSNPSELDELMSEEAYEKYIKSIEE; via the coding sequence ATGGCGCTGCGAGTGGCGCGCAGCGTGCGGGCCGCGATCTGCAGCCTGCGCGCCATCTCTGCGTCCAACGCGCCCTGCCCGCCGCGGCCCTGGGGACTGCGGGCGGGCGCCGTCCGGGCGCTGCGCACCGGCCCCGCTCTGCTGTCGGGTCGTAAATTCACAGACAAACATGAATGGGTAACAACAGAAAACGGTGTTGGAACAGTGGGAATCAGCAATTTTGCACAGGAAGCTTTGGGAGATGTTGTTTACTGTAGTCTGCCTGAAGTTGGGACAAAATTGAACAAACAAGAGGAATTTGGTGCTTTGGAAAGTGTGAAAGCTGCTAGTGAACTCTATTCTCCTCTATCAGGAGAAGTAACTGAAATTAATGAAGCTCTAGCAGAAAATCCAGGACTTGTCAACAAATCTTGTTATGAAGATGGTTGGCTGATCAAGATGACACTCAGTAACCCTTCAGAACTAGATGAACTAATGAGTGAAGAAGCAtatgagaaatacataaaatctatTGAGGAGTGA